The Salmo salar chromosome ssa06, Ssal_v3.1, whole genome shotgun sequence sequence CCTGGCCAAAGGCAGCAAGAGTGAGAGATCCCAGCTCATCCGTGCCAGATCAGCATTGTGGAGCACAGAGCTGGACTCCTGGCAAAGGATCCATGACTCGCTGTGTAGAGGAATTTGGAAGTCCAGGAAGTGCCAGAGAATCCTGGAGCAGCCATTTTACCCTCTGGAGCAGAATCTgaaagagaaaaaaacaatgtGTATGATACAGTAGGACAACATCAATGACTTACCAGTTTTAAGTTAGGGCCTCTCAAACATACTGTACAGTGGCACTTGGAATGTTCAACAGTCAAAAATAAATGACACAAAgcactttttttcatttttatgaaTCATTCTGTACACAAGAGTCTACAAAACTAAAATTAAGGTAATTTGATGAAATGTATTCAGTTTATTACTTGTTCAGAGTAGTCTGTTTAATGTCATGCCCTGTTTACAATGATGTGTTCATTCAAAATACTGAAAGTGAAATGTAATAATGTTTCCAAATATTGTGCTGCTGACGTGCACCTTCATACACAGAAGACTCATATTCCTCACTTCACCACTAGTTGAAGATGTCTTGCTAACAGGCAATGAAACATGTTAGTATAATTTATTCTGATGTTGACTTGTGTGGAAATGTTATGAAATGGAAAGGTACTGATCATGTCTGGCCTTTTTTGTGTTAATAATAGGCCTACTTGATGGTATTCTGAAGgggggaaatatatatatatatataaaaaagtggtcattGGTACTGCATTCTCATCAGGACAATTTAATACCAGACATCAGTGATCCTGGCCTCCTTCAGGATCGCCGTGGACGATGTCCCTCCGGACCCTCAGAGAAGAGCCCCTGGAGGGGAACCCCTCCCAACTAGGCGTCCGCCACTGTCACCTGCCTCTCGGCATCCTTGCCCTGTCTCCTCACCGCCTCCCTGGTTCTCACCCACACCACGTCAAACACCCCTTCTGCCTAGGATGCCATTTCCCACAGCActcttccccacctctctctgatAAGGATTATTCGCAACCCTGAGACCTCAGAGAGGGACTGCTTGGCCTAAATGAACAAACAGAATAACATAGTTCTATTTCATTGCATATCTCTTTAAACAACCTTTTCTCACATATGTATTATAGCTGTCAATGAAAATCCCTCATGAGATCATTACAATCATTGTATTGAGAGACTGTTAGGACAGTTTATCTGACTGCAGTGTTTTCACTTCCTGTTTCTAGTTTTGCCAGGATGATCAAAAACTGACCTGGTTGAAAATCTAAGCTTCCATTTCCACCATGACCTCATCTGAATCCACCGTTTATCATACTTTTATGATATGGCAACACACAACCAGTGCCTTGAAATATACTCCACTTTCATCAGAACAATGTATACAACATGTGTTttccccagtcctctcccctcccatctTGGGACATCTAGTCTGATATGGCTTTCGATATAGCCATACGtctggctgtgacacagccccAAAAGATACTGTATGGGAACAGCTTCTTTGTGCCTGAGGGAGACTCAACTTCTGGACACTGGCTCAGTGCCAGATGAGTTGGGAGGGGTAGTTTCTGGACAGGGCCCTGGCGATAACGAAACAGACTCACTTATCAGTCACACATCTCTGGCAAACAAGATTGAATGTAAAAGGTCCCCCTTGGTAGTTCATATGTCATTATGTTTGAAGATCTCAAACAGCTACATATTTATTATTTGGCAGATAAAAGCATTGACTGGAAGAACACCTTTACAGTGGCTCAGCTTTGACCAGGTGTTTGAGGAGCAGACGGGTGACATGCCTTGGAAGTTATTTGGGACATAGATCAGCATACAGATTGATGTAGCTCTGCCCTCACCAACTACCCAGTAGCCATTCACTCAACCTGTGTACAGAAACATCAAGTATCTACATATACCAGAAACTTCAATTGCAATTAACAATATATACACTTCGCAGAATAGGAATCCTTGACTCATTTTGATGAGTCTGCTTAGTGATTATTTTTCAGTAGgagaaaatacaaaataaatggaaACGAGCCAGTTTCTCAGATCTTTATTTGAATGTAATGAGTATTTTCTGTGTGATGCAGGACACCTGGTCACTAGTGCAATTGTCACACCTTAGGGTTCTTGTTCATCTAGAAAAAGAGGACAGGAAAGAGAGAAATAAGGGGGAGAGAAAACATAAGTAATTCAGAATATGCTAAACAAATTGTACAAAAAGTCAACTTAAAATCACATTACTTATAAACCATTAGACAGAATACAATCAAATAAACAATTTAAGACCACACATTGTAatatatacagtgctttcggaaagtattcagaccccttcactttttccacattgtgttacagccttattctgaaatggattacatcgcccccccccccccccaatctacacacaataccccataatgtcacagcaaaaacggattgacatttttgcaaatttatatataaaaaaaaactgatatcacatttacttaagtattcagatgctttactcagtactttgttgaagcaccttcggctgcaattacatccttgagtcttcttgggtatgactctacaagcttggccacctgtatttggggagtttctcaaatttttctctgcagagcctctcaagctgtcaggttggccggggagcgtcgctgcacacctattttcaggtctctctagtcGTTCGATCGGCTTCAAGTCTGGGCCACTCaacaacattcagagacttgtcccgaagccactcctgcgttgtcttggctgtgtgcttagggtcactgtcctgttggaaggtgaaccttcgccccagtctgaggtcctgggcaggttttcatcaaggatctgtgtactttgctttgttcatctttccctcgatcttgactagtttTCCAGTCCCaaacgctgaaaaacatccccacagcttgatgctgctactaccaccatgcttcactgtagggatggtactGGCCAGTtgagtggtgcctggtttcctccagacgtgacccttggcattcaggccaaatagttaaatcttggttacatcagaccagagaatcttgtttctcatggtctgagtctttaggtgccttttggcaaactccaagcaggctttcatgtgcctttaactgaggagtgccttccttctggccataaaggcctgattgttggagtgctgcaaagatggttgtccttctggaaggttctcccatctccacagaagaactctggagctctgtcagagtgaccatcatgttcttggtcacctccctgaccaaggcccgtgtccccagtttggccgggtggccagctctaggaagagccttggtggtttcaaacttcttccacttaaaaatgtctactgtgttcttgtggaacttcaatgctgcagacattttttggtagtcttccccagatctgtgccttgagacaatcctgtcttggagctctacggacaattccttcaacctcatggcttggtttttgctttgacatgcactgtcagctgtgggaccttatatagacagatgtgtgcctttccaaatcatgtccaatcaattgaatttaccacaagtggactccaatcaagttgtagaaacagcaaggataatcaatggaaacaggatgcaccggagctcaatttcaagtctcataccaaaggctctgaatacttatgtaaaaaaaggtatgttttatttttaattagcAAAtaattctaaaacctgttttcgaattctcattatggggtagtgtgtgtacatTTATGGGAAAAAATCTATttcattaattttagaataaggctgtaatgtagcaaaatgtggaaaaagtgaaggggtctgaatactttccgaatgccctgtaaACATTGTACAGGTACCGCATAGTGCAATGGTGGCAGTCCTTCttaccttcctcctcctcgtcctcttcatcatcttcatcatcttcTTCCTCATCTTCATCTGAGCTGAAGGTCCCGTCAGGCAAGCTATACACGCGGATCACTTGCTGTTGGCAAAAGCACACAATGATGATATTGACTCTCTGTAAGGAACACTAACATTTCTAGAGCTCTGTGTGCAGACACCGTCAGACAATGGGGGAAAATCAACTACTACAAGTTGCAGAGACAAGTACTAGTCTTTCAAGTCATTGGCAGCGCTCTACAGAAACAGTCAAGGGCATGCTCTGCTCCATGGTCAGCGGTCACAGAGGCTCAATGGTCAGCAGTCCCGGGCTCACCTTGTTGGGGTCCTTGAGGATGAGGTACTTGCCCTCCTCCAGCTTGCGGCAGATGTCGATGACGCAGCGGAGGATGCCCCAGGCGTTCTCCATGCTCAAGTTGATCTGGCTGGCAAACTCAGTTGGCTGGAACTGCTGGGTTCCCAGGACCACGTGGCGCGCAGAGTCCTTCGCGTGATAACGAGACACGTACCTGGAGACAGGAAGGCAGGGGATTTAACTGATGGAGGTCGGTTGAATTGTTTAATAACAGAGGATGTACCAAGCTATTCAGCTCATAACCAATTTAATTTATGGACAATTTGAAGGGGAAAAATGGTTGCTGTGAACAGTATATAGTCGCACTGACCCTAGCTTGAGGTACTCTGAGCCAGCCAGCATGGCACAGCAGGTCCAGCGGGCCAGTTTGTAGCTGTTGTTCTTCAGCTCGGTGGCCAGAACAGCTCCTCTCTGAGAGTCCAGCTTCTGACGCCAGTCCACTCCATTACAGTGCTTAAGACAAGAACAAAACATTCAACAACATTAAGCATTAGAGGGGAAGTTAATACTGCATTTCATCCCCAGAGATAGCATCAAATATCTAGTACTGTCTTTTCTGTCATCACTCGTTCCTCCTCTTACCCGGGAGTCCCACTCGTTGAGGGTCTTGACATTGATGAAGGACACCTCTCCATTGGCCCCGGTCATCACTCCATCGTGCTCACAGCGTACAATCAGGTCAATGTCCTCCCCCAGCTTCCAGCGGCGGTACCTGACACAGAAACAGGTGACTTTACAGGTCTACACAGCTACAGCCCTCAACACTAACCCAGAGTCCAGCAGGACACATCACATGGATCCATTTAAAAACACGAGTACCACTTTTTCTTTTTAAAAAGACCACTTACAGATGTGAATCAACTGTGATTAGATGGTCTGACTGATTAGATGGTCTGACTGATTAGATGGTCTGACTGATTAGATGGTCTGACTGATTAGATGGTCTGACTGATTAGATGGTCTGACTGATTAGATGGTCTGACTGATTAGATGGTCTGACTGATTAGATGGTCTGACTGATTAGATGgtctgcagtagagagagagcagtagtgagAGAGCAGTAGTGAGAGAGCAGCAGGGGTCAGTACCCACCTGTAGGCAACAGAGGCCACCTCACTCTTGTCTATGTCCTCCTCTACaaatgggttggggttagggaactTGTGCCTCTCCCCGCCCTGAGGGGAAACAAAGACACGGCATCCTATTAGAACTGAAAGAATTAACATCCAATTCAAATGTATTCTTTACAATGGCAGAAATgcttggactttttccacattacacTCACATTGAAGGAATGTCACTAGACATGTCCATTGGTGTATAATTGTAGTGGTCTTACCATGCGCAGACACTGCTGGCTGAAGTTATGGTTGATGTAGGTAGCCTCCATGGCCAGGTTACGGGGCGAGTTGAAGGAGTTGCCCTCATCCTGTGGTGGCTCGTTGGCAGTCTCACTCACCGTCAACAGATCTGACACGTACAGTTACAGATGGTTAGATGAGCCGATTGCACAAAAACCGAACGCACCCCTAAACATTGGCATTATGGCAAGAAGACTTAAATATGAGAGAGTTTGATATAAGGTATAACTACTGATACACTAGTAAACAAGACTTCCTTGACCAGTCATAGATGGACCAACAGCTGAATAGATTAACTTGAGATAGCCTCACCAAAGTCagagttgtctctcttgtcgaAGAAGAGCTTGTTGCCCACTCTCTGCACAATGATGTCCCAGGAGTTGACTGAGCGCGTGCAGCACATCAGGGTGGCCAGGATGGCATCGGTGGCAAACACATTGCCCTGGGTCTTAGCCAACTGCAGAGAGGAGGGTATAGGGAAGGATTTAcatcagagcagagaacagaCTCTACAGGACAGTGGACATTGTAATAATCATGTTTTTGTTTCTGAAATGTGTGAAACCATTAGTTCTGGACAAGAACGTGCAGACAAAACAACAAAAGGACTGAATCAATAATATGTTGCTCTGGCGTACTGTACCTGGCACAGTGCTGTACAAGTGTGGAATTGAGAGGGTGTACCTTGCGGATAACCGGGTCGTCGGTGGTGGTGACTGTGTGAAAGATCCTCTTGATGCTCTTGAGAGGCTTCTCGTTGCGAGTGGTGACGCGGTCGAAGGCCTTGTCGTAGTACTCCAACGCACCACAGCACTCACTGAGGGAGAAAGAAAATCAACTGACTTTACGTGGATATAATATTGTCTTCCAGTAGAAACAAAAAGGGAAAAAACAGACTAGACTCACTGCAGGTGAAAAGCAACTTGAACATCATGTTATTCAGAATGTGGGTTTTGTTCTGAACTGTGAGACAGACTGTAAAAAATATGGACAAAGCCATCGATGACATTGTTTCCTATGAGAATGCTCAGTGGCGCATTTCATGATAAGGAAGTGTCATTTCAGCATGTGACCATCCTTTTACACAGAGGAGTTGTTGGAAACCTACTCTATGAAGTGACGTTGAAagctagctcagtgctgctccCTCTCATTGAGTATCTCAAATTGAAGGCCGAGAgaggtactgcaggctgccattagcaactagATTATTCTTATAACTTTGTCTGTGATTTTAAAGTaatcggttcaaggacatacatctggtgaAATAGAAGCcattattggtaccatgattgtgTTTGAATATTTTGTTTATATACATCTACGAATACTGACCAAAGAGCACCATTTCCCCTTTCACTATAATGGGGGATCCTGTTTTGTGGAAACAATGCCCGCAGTACCGCGGT is a genomic window containing:
- the LOC106606913 gene encoding eukaryotic translation initiation factor 3 subunit D isoform X2; this encodes MAKFHAPEIQDNPSGWGPCAVPEKFKDMPYQPFSKGDRLGKVADWTGATYQDKRYTNKYSSQFGGGSQYAYFHEEDETSFQLVDTAKTQKTAYQRNRMRFAQRNLRRDKDRRNLTQFNMQTLPKSAKQKERDRMRLQKKFQKQFGVRQKWDQKSQLKPRDSSVEVRSDWEVKEEMDFPRLMKMRYMEVEDPTDIECCGALEYYDKAFDRVTTRNEKPLKSIKRIFHTVTTTDDPVIRKLAKTQGNVFATDAILATLMCCTRSVNSWDIIVQRVGNKLFFDKRDNSDFDLLTVSETANEPPQDEGNSFNSPRNLAMEATYINHNFSQQCLRMGGERHKFPNPNPFVEEDIDKSEVASVAYRYRRWKLGEDIDLIVRCEHDGVMTGANGEVSFINVKTLNEWDSRHCNGVDWRQKLDSQRGAVLATELKNNSYKLARWTCCAMLAGSEYLKLGYVSRYHAKDSARHVVLGTQQFQPTEFASQINLSMENAWGILRCVIDICRKLEEGKYLILKDPNKQVIRVYSLPDGTFSSDEDEEEDDEDDEEDEEEEDEQEP
- the LOC106606913 gene encoding eukaryotic translation initiation factor 3 subunit D isoform X1, yielding MAKFHAPEIQDNPSGWGPCAVPEKFKDMPYQPFSKGDRLGKVADWTGATYQDKRYTNKYSSQFGGGSQYAYFHEEDETSFQLVDTAKTQKTAYQRNRMRFAQRNLRRDKDRRNLTQFNMQTLPKSAKQKERDRMRLQKKFQKQFGVRQKWDQKSQAQLKPRDSSVEVRSDWEVKEEMDFPRLMKMRYMEVEDPTDIECCGALEYYDKAFDRVTTRNEKPLKSIKRIFHTVTTTDDPVIRKLAKTQGNVFATDAILATLMCCTRSVNSWDIIVQRVGNKLFFDKRDNSDFDLLTVSETANEPPQDEGNSFNSPRNLAMEATYINHNFSQQCLRMGGERHKFPNPNPFVEEDIDKSEVASVAYRYRRWKLGEDIDLIVRCEHDGVMTGANGEVSFINVKTLNEWDSRHCNGVDWRQKLDSQRGAVLATELKNNSYKLARWTCCAMLAGSEYLKLGYVSRYHAKDSARHVVLGTQQFQPTEFASQINLSMENAWGILRCVIDICRKLEEGKYLILKDPNKQVIRVYSLPDGTFSSDEDEEEDDEDDEEDEEEEDEQEP